A genomic window from Astatotilapia calliptera chromosome 12, fAstCal1.2, whole genome shotgun sequence includes:
- the fem1c gene encoding protein fem-1 homolog C, with product MDLKTAVFNAARDGKLRLLQKLLENKDGHEVTKLMGEKTNGATPLLMAARYGHLDLVEYLLECCSAPVEVGGSVNFDGETIEGAPPLWAASAAGHLKVVQSLLGHGASVNSTTLTNSTPLRAACFDGHLDIVKYLVEHNADLEVANRHGHTCLMISCYKGHKEIAQYLLEKGADVNRKSIKGNTALHDCAESGSLEIMRMLLQYGATMEQDGYGMTPLLSASVTGHTNIVDYLTTHQQTRHTERIDALELLGATFVDKKRDLLGALKYWKRAMDLRYMDSNNIIQKPEPKQLIMAYDYAREVTNAEELDGLISDPDEMRMQALLIRERILGPQHPDTSYYIRYRGAVYADSGNFERCINLWKYALDMQQSNLDPLSPMTSSSLLSFAELFSFMLQDRAKGLLGTSVSFEDLMGILSKSVMEIERAIKQSGPMPPDPAQLSKALSIILHLICLLEKVPCTAEQDHFKKETIYRFLKLHPCGKNGFSPLHLAVDRNTTCVGRYPVCKFPSLTVASILLECGADVNSRDDDDNSPLHIAASNGHPDIMNLLISCGTHFDSTNAFQQTACDLLDEKELARNVIQPINHTTLQCLAARAIIKHGLDYRGNIPEKLEAFVLLHR from the exons ATGGATTTAAAGACCGCGGTGTTTAACGCAGCCAGAGATGGTAAGCTCCGGCTGCTTCAGAAGCTGCTGGAGAACAAAGATGGGCACGAGGTGACCAAGTTAATGGGCGAGAAGACAAACGGGGCCACCCCGCTCCTGATGGCTGCCCGGTACGGCCACTTGGACCTGGTGGAGTATCTGCTGGAGTGCTGCAGTGCTCCTGTCGAGGTCGGTGGATCGGTGAACTTTGACGGGGAGACTATCGAGGGGGCGCCCCCTCTCTGGGCTGCCTCGGCAGCGGGACATCTGAAGGTAGTCCAGTCCCTGCTGGGTCACGGAGCTTCTGTCAACAGCACAACGCTGACCAACTCAACGCCCCTGAGGGCGGCCTGCTTTGACGGCCACCTGGATATTGTGAAATACCTGGTGGAGCACAATGCTGACCTGGAAGTAGCCAACAGACACGGCCATACTTGTCTCATGATTTCATGCTACAAGGGGCACAAGGAGATAGCGCAGTACCTGCTGGAGAAAGGGGCAGATGTCAACAGGAAAAGCATCAAAG GCAACACGGCGCTTCACGACTGTGCGGAGTCAGGCAGCCTGGAGATCATGCGGATGTTACTGCAGTATGGCGCAACCATGGAGCAGGATGGCTACGGCATGACACCCTTACTTTCTGCCAGTGTTACAGGCCATACTAATATTGTAGACTACCTGACTACGCATCAGCAG ACGAGGCACACAGAGCGCATTGATGCCCTGGAGCTCTTGGGAGCTACGTTTgtagacaaaaaaagagatCTGCTTGGAGCTTTAAAATACTGGAAAAGAGCCATGGATCTGAGGTACATGGACAGTAACAACATCATCCAGAAGCCGGAACCCAAGCAGCTGATCATGGCATACGATTATGCTAGAGAG GTAACAAACGCAGAAGAGCTGGATGGACTTATTTCTGACCCAGATGAGATGCGCATGCAGGCTCTGCTCATCCGAGAGCGAATCCTCGGTCCACAACACCCAGACACTTCCTACTACATCCGTTACCGTGGTGCCGTCTATGCTGACTCTGGAAACTTCGAACGCTGCATAAATCTGTGGAAGTATGCGCTGGACATGCAACAAAGCAACCTGGACCCCCTCAGTCCCATGACTTCCTCCAGCCTGCTGTCATTCGCTGAGCTCTTCTCCTTCATGCTGCAGGACAGGGCCAAGGGGCTCTTGGGGACATCGGTGTCGTTTGAGGACTTGATGGGGATACTGTCCAAGAGTGTGATGGAGATTGAACGAGCCATTAAACAAAGTGGACCAATGCCTCCTGACCCTGCTCAGCTCAGCAAGGCCCTCTCAATTATTCTCCACCTCATTTGTCTTTTAGAGAAGGTGCCATGTACTGCAGAGCAGGACCATTTCAAGAAGGAGACCATCTATAG ATTCCTGAAGCTCCACCCATGTGGTAAGAATGGCTTCAGCCCACTGCACTTAGCAGTCGACCGCAACACTACCTGCGTGGGCCGTTATCCCGTCTGCAAGTTCCCTTCCCTCACGGTCGCTTCAATCCTACTTGAGTGTGGGGCAGATGTCAACAGTCGAGATGACGATGACAACAG CCCCCTCCACATAGCGGCATCCAACGGTCACCCTGACATCATGAACCTGCTCATTTCCTGCGGGACTCACTTCGACAGCACCAACGCCTTCCAGCAAACGGCCTGCGACCTCCTGGATGAGAAGGAGCTGGCCAGGAATGTCATCCAGCCCATTAACCACACCACTCTGCAGTGCCTAGCCGCCAGGGCTATCATCAAGCACGGCCTCGACTACCGGGGAAACATCCCAGAGAAACTGGAGGCCTTCGTCTTGCTCCACAGATAA